The following are from one region of the Falco biarmicus isolate bFalBia1 chromosome 1, bFalBia1.pri, whole genome shotgun sequence genome:
- the EXOSC9 gene encoding exosome complex component RRP45 produces MKATPLSNCERRFLLRAIEERKRLDGRQCYDYRNVRVSFGADRGCCIVELGKTRVLAQVSCELVPPKLNRPTEGILFFNLELSPMAAPGFEPGRQTELLVKLNRLIERCLRNSKCIDTESLCVVAGEKVWQIRLDLHLLNHDGNIIDAASIAGIVALCHFRRPDVSVQGEEVTVFTPEERDPVPLSIHHMPICVSFAFFQQGTYLVVDPSEREERVMDGLLVIAMNKHREICTIQSSGGIMLVKDQVLRCSKITAVKVAEITELIQKALENDRKVRKEGGKFGFAESIPNQKITTFKMESAAVDTNNVEEQAEEIITKADPPSEVFAKPILHTPGTAQIGEGIENSWGDLEESEREEAVEEEGESEATAFEVQKMETEDTSTLREAEKDEPIVLSDSEEEEVIILEPQELPTKARPQANLKQENTSKKAFNKRRRKKRAVR; encoded by the exons ATGAAGGCGACGCCGCTCTCCAACTGCGAGCGGCGCTTCCTGCTGCGCGCCATCGAGGAGCGGAAG CGGCTGGACGGGCGGCAGTGCTATGACTACCGGAACGTCCGCGTCTCCTTCGGCGCCGACCGCGGCTGCTGCATCGTGGAGCTGGGCAAGACCAG GGTTCTTGCGCAAGTCTCCTGTGAGCTTGTACCCCCCAAGCTAAACCGGCCTACGGAAGGTATACTTTTCTTTAACCTTGAGCTTTCCCCAATGGCTGCACCTGGTTTTGAGCCTGGCAG GCAAACCGAGTTACTGGTGAAACTGAACAGACTAATAGAACGATGCCTGAGAAATTCCAAATGTATAGATACTGAATCTCTCTGCGTTGTTGCTGGTGAAAAG GTTTGGCAAATTCGTCTGGACTTGCACCTGTTAAATCACGATGGTAACATTATTGATGCTGCCAGCATAGCAGGAATCGTAGCTCTGTGTCATTTTCGCAGACCAGATGTGTCTGTGCAGGGAGAGGAAGTGACTGTG ttcaCTCCTGAGGAACGTGATCCCGTCCCTCTAAGTATCCACCACATGCCTATTTGTGTCAGTTTCGCCTTCTTCCAGCAAGG GACCTATTTAGTGGTGGATCCAAGTGAACGTGAGGAGCGTGTAATGGATGGCCTCCTTGTAATTGCCATGAATAAACATCGTGAAATTTGTACCATCCAGTCCAGTGGAGGGATTATGCTGGTAAAGGATCAG GTTTTGAGATGCAGTAAAATAACGGCTGTTAAGGTTGCGGAAATCACAGAACTAATTCAAAAAGCCTTGGAGAATGACAGGAAAGTTAG GAAAGAAGGTGGGAAGTTTGGCTTTGCAGAATCTATACCGAACCAAAAGATCACGACCTTCAAAATGGAAAGTGCTGCCGTTGATACCAACAACGTGGAAGAACAAGCAGAGGAAATCATCACTAAAGCTGACCCTCCTTCAGAAGT TTTTGCCAAACCGATATTGCACACTCCTGGAACAGCCCAAATTGGAGAAGGAATAGAGAACTCCTGGGGGGACCTTGAAGAATCTGAGAGGGAAGAAGCAGTGGAAGAGGAAGGTGAAAGTGAGGCTACTGCTTTTGAAGTTCAGAAGATGGAAACTGAGGATACAAGTACATTGAGGGAAGCTGAGAAGG ATGAACCTATTGTACTGTCCGACAGTGAAGAGGAGGAAGTTATCATTCTGGAGCCACAGGAGCTGCCAACAAAAGCAAG ACCACAGGCCAacttgaaacaagaaaatacaagtaagaaagcatttaacaaaaggagaagaaagaagagagctGTTCGTTGA